One Bacillus andreraoultii genomic region harbors:
- a CDS encoding extracellular solute-binding protein encodes MFKKKALSIFALLILLVGLVLSGCSSSDESTGNGSKGSKDDKIHLKFMHDWPQGSSSAYYNLVEEIKKDFEADHSNVVIDIEVLNPDQYRDKIKVLAASNELPDVGLTWSNGFAEPYAKGGQFAPLDDLIQKDFQDQFVPGTVESYAFDGKSYALPMEMNITYVFYNKEIFEKYNLEEPKTYEDLKKIGETLKKNGVIPATVGAKDGWPASMWFMYLADRIGGPTILTDVINGKADMSDPAIVKAASEIQKLNDMGFFVKGNTAFSNDDAKGYFLNEQAAMFLTATWEIPNFTTSPDTTQDFKDKVGYFKFPTVEGGKGTDVNSYVGGPGLGVFVAENSKHKEEAKEWASFLVKEWGKRSVEKAGILPATKVNTDGLDVHPMYIDVLNDINNATNVTTWFDTQATPNVSELHHDLMTALYGKQVTPEEFAKQHDDALAEERAE; translated from the coding sequence ATGTTTAAGAAGAAAGCGCTGTCAATATTCGCTCTATTAATCTTATTAGTTGGGCTCGTTCTATCGGGATGTTCCTCTTCTGATGAGTCAACTGGAAACGGCTCCAAGGGATCTAAAGATGATAAAATTCATCTTAAGTTTATGCACGATTGGCCACAAGGGAGTTCGTCTGCTTACTATAATTTAGTTGAAGAAATTAAAAAGGACTTTGAAGCTGATCATTCAAATGTAGTTATTGATATTGAAGTGCTAAATCCTGATCAATACCGTGATAAAATTAAAGTTTTAGCTGCGTCTAACGAATTACCAGATGTAGGTTTAACTTGGTCAAACGGATTTGCTGAACCGTATGCTAAAGGTGGTCAATTTGCACCTCTAGATGATCTTATTCAAAAGGATTTCCAAGATCAATTTGTTCCAGGTACGGTTGAATCTTATGCATTTGATGGAAAATCATATGCACTTCCAATGGAAATGAACATCACTTATGTTTTCTACAATAAGGAAATTTTCGAAAAATACAATCTTGAAGAACCAAAAACTTATGAAGACTTGAAAAAGATTGGAGAAACTTTAAAGAAAAATGGTGTAATTCCTGCTACTGTAGGTGCAAAAGACGGTTGGCCGGCATCAATGTGGTTCATGTATTTAGCTGATCGGATTGGTGGTCCAACAATTTTAACAGATGTAATTAACGGAAAAGCTGATATGTCAGATCCAGCAATAGTGAAGGCAGCTAGTGAAATTCAAAAACTTAACGATATGGGCTTCTTTGTAAAAGGAAACACAGCATTTTCAAATGATGACGCAAAAGGGTACTTCTTAAATGAACAAGCTGCAATGTTCTTAACAGCTACTTGGGAAATACCAAACTTCACAACAAGTCCTGATACAACTCAAGACTTCAAAGATAAAGTAGGTTACTTTAAATTCCCGACTGTAGAAGGTGGAAAAGGTACTGATGTAAATAGTTATGTGGGCGGACCTGGATTAGGAGTATTCGTTGCTGAAAACTCTAAACATAAAGAAGAAGCAAAAGAATGGGCATCATTCTTAGTAAAAGAATGGGGAAAAAGATCTGTTGAAAAAGCTGGTATTTTACCTGCAACAAAAGTAAACACAGATGGACTTGATGTACACCCAATGTATATTGATGTATTAAATGATATTAATAATGCAACAAATGTCACAACTTGGTTCGATACACAAGCAACTCCAAATGTTTCTGAACTGCATCATGATTTAATGACTGCTCTTTATGGAAAACAAGTTACACCGGAAGAATTTGCTAAACAGCATGATGATGCGCTAGCGGAAGAACGTGCTGAATAA
- a CDS encoding carbohydrate ABC transporter permease gives MKNVMSNKSVIALYVIPALFLILILIYIPIVLTGYYGLMKWDGVGEMKFIGLANYTKLIHDKLFWDSTWHSILLGLFSVLSLIGYLIVSLVLASKIKGANIFRKIYIIPMLLSSVAIAQLWIKIFDPMNGLLNSLLSSIGVENTPIWLADPKMALYSIFVPIVWQYAGFYIIIIYAALVNVPEELIEAARIDGANAFQIAYKIKVPLIMGVLKVLVILAIVGSLKYFDLIYVMTGGGPGHATEVMASYMYKEAFGKFNFGYGSAIGFGLLVISMLATWIIQKLMKTNEAN, from the coding sequence ATGAAAAATGTAATGTCAAATAAATCCGTTATTGCTCTTTATGTCATTCCTGCACTTTTTCTAATATTAATCCTCATCTATATTCCAATCGTACTAACAGGTTATTATGGCTTGATGAAATGGGATGGAGTAGGAGAAATGAAGTTTATCGGATTAGCGAATTACACGAAACTAATTCACGATAAGCTGTTTTGGGATAGTACATGGCACTCTATCCTACTAGGTCTTTTCTCCGTGTTAAGTTTAATTGGTTATTTAATCGTTTCATTAGTTTTAGCAAGTAAAATTAAAGGGGCAAACATATTCAGAAAGATTTACATTATACCAATGTTATTATCTTCAGTGGCTATCGCACAACTATGGATAAAAATATTTGATCCGATGAATGGATTGTTAAATAGTTTATTAAGTTCAATAGGAGTCGAAAATACTCCAATATGGCTTGCTGATCCCAAAATGGCACTATATTCTATTTTCGTTCCGATTGTATGGCAGTATGCAGGTTTCTATATCATTATTATTTATGCAGCATTAGTCAATGTACCTGAAGAACTTATTGAAGCAGCTAGAATTGATGGAGCAAACGCCTTCCAAATTGCTTATAAAATTAAAGTACCACTTATTATGGGCGTACTAAAAGTGTTAGTCATTTTAGCCATTGTAGGTTCATTGAAATACTTTGACTTAATTTATGTTATGACTGGTGGAGGACCTGGGCATGCAACAGAAGTTATGGCATCGTATATGTATAAAGAAGCATTCGGTAAATTTAACTTCGGCTATGGGAGTGCCATCGGTTTTGGTTTATTAGTTATTAGTATGTTAGCCACTTGGATTATACAAAAATTAATGAAAACGAATGAAGCTAACTAA
- a CDS encoding response regulator transcription factor, with protein MYNKTILVVDDEPRTRVGIKNMLEKWADGKHQILTASSGIEALQMMEEQKVHVLLTDIRMPEKTGLEVLEKMKEKGQLPVAIIISAYPEFEYARQAIDIGVVNYLLKPISRSKLIEAVEEAIQIVEKNERTGVIEKVVDNKLIDIYDKNAQTREPVREALQYIDKHLKDDISLKDVADYVHLNPSYLSVLFKEQAKLTFSEYITRRRIQRAKELLITTKLPISEVAEECGYKTTKYFIKLFKDLEGITPSVYRKRR; from the coding sequence ATGTATAACAAAACAATTTTAGTTGTTGATGATGAACCAAGAACACGAGTAGGAATAAAAAACATGTTAGAGAAATGGGCTGATGGAAAACATCAAATCTTAACAGCGTCAAGTGGCATAGAAGCATTACAAATGATGGAGGAACAAAAGGTACATGTGCTTTTAACAGATATTCGAATGCCAGAAAAGACTGGACTTGAGGTCCTGGAAAAAATGAAAGAGAAAGGTCAACTACCTGTAGCGATAATTATTTCAGCTTATCCAGAATTTGAGTATGCACGACAAGCCATTGATATTGGCGTTGTAAATTATTTACTAAAACCAATTAGTAGGAGTAAGCTAATTGAAGCTGTTGAGGAAGCAATTCAAATTGTTGAAAAGAATGAGAGGACAGGAGTTATTGAAAAGGTTGTTGATAATAAATTAATTGACATCTATGATAAAAACGCCCAGACACGTGAACCGGTTCGAGAGGCCTTACAATATATTGATAAACATCTTAAAGATGACATATCTCTAAAGGATGTAGCTGATTACGTCCATTTAAATCCAAGCTACTTAAGCGTGCTTTTTAAGGAACAAGCGAAACTAACGTTTAGTGAGTATATAACTAGACGCCGTATTCAAAGAGCAAAGGAACTTTTAATAACAACAAAACTTCCAATATCTGAGGTTGCAGAAGAGTGTGGATATAAGACAACAAAATATTTTATTAAACTTTTTAAAGATTTAGAGGGAATTACCCCGAGTGTTTATCGCAAACGGAGGTAA
- a CDS encoding sensor histidine kinase yields MWNRLKKWYTLRNQILIIFLSVMIIVLGIVSAITLRQVSSLVKDNAEDQIRQTAIQTSGRIDSLFEQLNTATKFIITNPNVQDIYERTYRGEKIPFQELQKLSNVVNNIQANSEGIYSVELYTNNLERLLPLDDSSKMFNRVNVKWIDEANHARGRLVWMGEDPKNNQYFLALRRVSLMNQKFNNAGYLLISINKKYFEITEKSNQKQYSFLLDGSFVPLFSNFPGYINLNKVEDKPITKIEDTEYMVTKETSNETGFTVLILTPVSELTKGLSGIRMGIILSGIVGIIIYFIFSLMISNRITKPIVNLTNTMRQANKGLMTINQEDVTVNEITELNSTYNQLVTETNHLIKMIYQKEIIRSQSELKALQAQINPHFLYNTLDSLHWSLEDKGEEELADIVVAMSNLFRYTISKNFDDDWALIKQEFNHIENYLGIIKFRFGDRIQWKLHLPQNLTNIKIPKLLIQPLVENAVIHGSGNKLKPCTIEVFAEYGVNKDTIKIVVEDNGAGMSEEKLTALMKSIEKGDVNSKDGKGMALYNVKKRLGFYYKGDPDKFFSIKSSENKGTTVIIEIPLAGGES; encoded by the coding sequence ATGTGGAACCGACTTAAGAAATGGTATACATTAAGAAATCAGATTTTGATTATTTTTTTGTCTGTAATGATTATTGTTTTAGGGATTGTTAGTGCAATAACTCTTAGACAGGTTTCAAGTTTAGTTAAAGATAACGCTGAAGATCAGATTAGACAAACAGCAATACAGACAAGTGGACGTATTGATTCACTATTTGAACAGTTAAATACAGCCACAAAATTTATCATTACAAATCCAAATGTTCAAGATATTTATGAGCGAACATATCGTGGAGAAAAAATACCGTTTCAAGAACTACAAAAGCTAAGTAATGTGGTTAATAATATACAAGCTAATTCTGAGGGTATCTATTCTGTCGAATTGTATACGAATAACTTAGAACGTCTACTGCCTTTAGATGACTCGAGTAAAATGTTTAATCGAGTAAACGTTAAATGGATTGACGAGGCGAATCATGCAAGAGGAAGATTAGTATGGATGGGGGAAGATCCGAAAAATAATCAATATTTTCTCGCTTTAAGAAGAGTAAGTTTAATGAATCAGAAATTTAATAATGCGGGTTATCTTCTTATTAGTATTAATAAAAAATACTTTGAAATAACGGAAAAAAGTAATCAAAAACAGTATTCATTTTTATTGGATGGAAGTTTTGTCCCATTATTCTCCAACTTTCCAGGATATATAAATCTTAATAAAGTTGAAGATAAACCAATTACTAAGATTGAAGATACTGAATATATGGTAACAAAGGAGACTTCAAATGAGACAGGTTTTACAGTGCTAATATTAACTCCTGTTAGTGAACTTACGAAAGGGCTTTCTGGAATTCGGATGGGTATCATTTTATCAGGAATAGTTGGTATAATCATTTATTTTATTTTTTCATTAATGATTTCTAATCGAATTACAAAACCAATTGTTAATTTAACCAATACGATGCGGCAAGCTAATAAAGGATTAATGACAATTAATCAGGAAGACGTTACTGTGAATGAAATAACGGAATTAAATAGTACTTATAATCAGTTAGTAACAGAAACCAATCACTTAATAAAAATGATTTACCAAAAAGAGATTATTCGTAGTCAAAGTGAGTTAAAAGCTCTACAAGCGCAAATTAATCCCCATTTTTTGTATAATACATTGGATTCTTTACATTGGTCATTAGAAGATAAAGGTGAAGAAGAACTTGCAGACATCGTTGTCGCAATGTCAAATTTATTTAGATACACCATTAGTAAAAACTTTGATGATGACTGGGCGCTAATTAAGCAGGAATTTAATCATATTGAGAATTATTTAGGAATAATAAAGTTTAGATTTGGAGATCGGATTCAATGGAAACTTCATTTACCTCAAAATCTAACAAATATTAAAATACCAAAGCTATTGATTCAGCCATTAGTTGAAAATGCTGTCATACATGGTTCGGGAAATAAATTAAAACCATGTACGATAGAGGTTTTTGCCGAGTATGGAGTAAATAAAGATACAATTAAAATAGTAGTAGAAGATAATGGAGCGGGAATGAGTGAGGAGAAATTAACTGCTTTAATGAAGTCAATCGAGAAAGGTGATGTCAATTCAAAAGATGGAAAAGGTATGGCACTGTATAATGTGAAAAAAAGATTAGGTTTTTACTATAAAGGGGACCCAGACAAGTTCTTTTCTATTAAAAGTTCTGAAAATAAAGGGACTACGGTGATTATTGAAATCCCATTAGCTGGAGGAGAATCTTGA